TAGCACACACTTgtagtttaaactttaaattcaaAGATCACTTTAATTAAATTCTCTTTCCTCTAAAAGATTTGATGTTTTTggggtttaattttaatttttcatctttttaactaaaagaaaatcttttgttttttgggataaaaggttttaggtttttcaaacatgtcaaataaaaatgtttttaaattaattttttatttacttataatttatttaaatcatattaatatttcacTGTAAAAAGCttttatagaaagaaataaaattttcaaagtaaagcactcaataataataaaaaattgataggtAGATGAATTTTGTCGAACTCTTTTTTGTCCCAACTAATCAAAATCTACATACTATTTACCAACCCTTCCTCGTTATTGGTTTTCACCAGCGGCAAACCCTTTTTTCCCTCACCTTCCCCCGCCCGACAACCCTTGatcaaatacttttttattagatatgttGGTCTTTTAGTGTAAGATAAATTAAAtactttcaaatataaatcataataaaaattaataaaatatatacttcTTGTCATAGTTTATTAATTGTTCAGGaaattatcaaaaagaaaaCGTCTTCTAGtctatgttaatatttttaaattaggcTAGAACCctcttcttaattttaatttttgcattatCATTCATCTTAAATATACTCATATAttctaaaactttaatttatcacttatagattttatttaaaaataataaataatgctaAATAGTATTAATTTAGAACATGGCATGGCTTATAGGAGGGAATTTAAAGGATATTTCTTacttttatcttaaataatgatggatatttttttttattaacatatatattctGGTTAGTTTATGCGCACTTCAACTAATTTTACAGGTCTTGAAATTAACAACCGTGTACGTTTCCAGTAGTTATGAGGTTTGTAAGATCGACTCGAactgataatttataaaaaacaaatataaaacctaactagttaaattatatatctTAAGATTTAAATATAGAAGAGTTGTGTTGTACtcgttaattttgttttttatgttttttttttaattttattttgagaaattatgGAAAATGTGTTTACGATTGTTCAAATCCAAATACTTCGTAGATGTACCAACGATGCAAAATTATTTTGGGCCCAGTcacggttttgtttttttcttaattaattgtgaTGACAAGTTATTTTTGAGCTCCCAGGATATGAAAAAATCTCCAAAAGGTTAAAGCTcaaaaagaaactattttttactgcagttttcaattttttttctttcgaccACGgaccttttctcttttattataaGCCAAACAagcaagagaaaataaaacatgaaactcgtataaatttactttatattaaatttttaatttaattaaagaataaggtataatcatttaattatcaaGGTTTAATgtcatattaaatttaataattgaatttgtgtttcataaaaaaaattaagttttggtgagcagtttttaattttttttatagaacatggtattagtttttaaaattatatagaaaaaatgcTATGAGAGAGGCATCGAGATATTAAACGTCAATTATAACAATACAGGGCCTTTATGTAATTGCGTTAAAAAAGAAGCTATGGTCGATTTCTATATAAAGGCACATGAGGAGCACCCAAATACCATCATTCCATAAAGCAGTTGCATTTATCTAAAGTATTCTCACTTTACTTAACACTTGAGCTACATAGAATGTCTACAGTCAATTTGGCAGCACTGCTGTTGCTTGGGCTGCTGCTGGTTATGCCACAGCAGTCCATGCAAGCGAGTTTGATAGACCCCATTGCTGAAATCGAGAGAAGCAACTGCAAAATCGCACACCTTCGCTTAGGGCTTGTTTTTACGTCTGATAACAACGAAAGGGCTCTGCAAGACTCTGGACTCTATAGCCCTGACAGTGAAGACTCTTCTGTTGACATTGCGGGCAGAAGGTTCCATAGCGGGACACTAAACGGTTCTTCTATTGTATATGTCAAGACAGGGAGTCATTCAGTAAGACTAACTCCacctttgtttatttttaacgaAAGAAACTTGCATCTCTcgtgttttaaatatttttttatgacaggTAAATATGGCAACAACTTTGCAAATCCTTCTAGTTAGATTCAGCATTCACGGAGTCATCTATTTTGGGAATGCTGGAAGCTTGGATAAGAAAACAATGGTTCCAGGTGATGTTTCTGTGCCGCAGGCTGTTGCCTTCACAGGAGTTTGGAACTGGAAGGTGCGTAGGGCCTTTGCTATTATTTAtggttttcattttctatttttgttttaaaagttgatttttttaaatttttttaaagacgTACATCATATCTGACATAGTGACAGTGATGTGGTATAATATATAGCTAATAAGAAATAACAATGATAGATTATAATCTTGACAAATAACAAgaataatctataaaaataaaaaaagttattacatTGTATATCCGCAGTGGTGCTGGGACTAATTACTACTACGTAATCAATTCTATATCATGCAGAAATTCGGATCGGAGAAAGGTAAACTGGTATTTGGAGATTTCAATTATCCAGAGAATGGAGAGAACTTGTTGGGGACTGTACAGTAtgagaaaattaacatgttctCTCCAAGTGAAGCGCCCAAGGAAGTTTTCTGGCTTCCCATCACCAAATCCTGGTATAATGCTGCCACTGAAGCGCTCAAGGTTTGTCAATCTCAGAATATTCAGATGAATTAGCTGcatgtttcttcttcattacCATTAAAACTATCGCTAAGCctataatgattttattgagACCATGAATATTGAGGGATATATGTATCTTTGAATTTTCAAGTGGATTAActacaataattaattgattattcaTTGCAGGATATGAAGTTAAGAAAATGCTATTCTGATGAATGCCTGCCCGGAAAACCCAAAGTTGTCTTTGGATCGAAGAGTTCTACTTCTGATTTTTACGTTCGAAATAAAGCTTACGGAGACTTCCTTAACGATAATTTTGATGCAAAAACTGCCGATACAGCAAGTGCTTCTGTAGCTTTGGTTAGTAAAAAAACCTTCTATGAGCTCaaaagtttgtgtttcttcttcttcttcttgagaTGCCTTTTAGCATGATTAATTTGGCTAACGAATTTGTTTGTGTCCCAATTTGCAGACATCTTTGTCAAATGAAAAGCTCTTCGTGGTGTTCCAAGGTGTTTCAAATGTAGCTGGTGAAACAAGTTCAAACAAAGGAGTTAGCTATTTAGCCTCCTACAACGCCTTCCTTGCTGCCACCAAGTTCATTAATTCAATTCCTACGCCACGACTTGCTTGTGAGTGATGAGATGATGAATGTCCTCGATCGTGAGTCTTGTGAGTCTTTTGAGTTGTATGATAAAAAAGGATGCCCTACTGTACTAGAATAAATTATATGTTATAAATGGCCTCCTAATTTAAATAAACTGGGGTGTATATCATCCACATGTACGTTCcttttttgatgaaatatatgGGCGTACTTATGCTTGCAGTTTTTGTAATGCTAGATCTAATTATATGTTTCAAATGGATGTGCAAAATAGTTAGTGTTTGTGCAGAAGCACGTACCCTGCTAAGAAACAGCAAAGGGATAAAATGGCCAAAATGAaagttagattttattttttaattggaatttcATTAATACACAAAATGAAAGCACAtgcataataaaaagaaatgactcagaaaatagattttcatctataaattgaaaaaatacaattttctccatttaattttcttaatagtTGTTTCATACCATcacgctatatatatatatatatatatatatatatatataccctaCATCCTTggaaagttaaaatatttaaactatattatttattgaaaaattcttAATAGTTGTTTCATACCatcaccctctctctctctctctctatatatatatataccctaCATCCTTGGAAAgttggaataaaaaaacaatcaaccaCAAAATATTCATCCTCTTAAATGAGGAAGGACCTCTTGGATTATGAGGGATAACCTTGTTTGGAGAAATATTTATAATGATTGTATTTGCACATCATCTTTTAggcctctatatatatatagtttgaaaCATCATCTTTTAGGCCTAATTTGAATACCTTTCTAACCTCACCTAGTTATAGTGAGATGACCTCCTATTAAACCGGGTCTATAAAATCTAATGAGATGACCTCCTATTGGACCGGGTctataaaatctaaatataaaatttgagtaCAATCCAATAGTTTGATCGAAGTTTATGGATTTGTTTTGTTGAGATCGGTTATTTGATGCTATCATGCCTCTTCTTAGGCTTAACTCTATCTCACCAATCCATAAAATCAATTTACTaagctttttatgtgatttaGTTAGGATTAATTTGCAACTAATCGTTCAAAACCTTCAGATTCTCTAAACCTACCTACAATAGTATGTTaaagagttaatataaaacCATTGTAGATGATAACTCAACAACTTAAGTTTTTGTattgaaatggtttttttaacaaaaatgataaaatggaCAAACTAAGTGTTTACAACCCATAACATATATGGAGATTTCTTAAGCacttattattaaattgatagtaTTCTTGTTAGTGACtcatattaaatcttttttattgaatgatattCTTGTAATTAATATAGATGGGATATGTAGCCTAACACCTTTTTCACTTagaagtcattttttttatcaagtggCGTGGACTATAGAATCCTTGCTAGACCATTGAGTGTTTTTGAGACTTTGATACCATATTTAATTTGACAGTAGAATTTAAGTGTTATTCAATAGACTTAAGCTTAGTTCGTGGTGgtcttttcttaatcttttatattattttattttcttataatcacATGATGTGGGATAATCTCTAGTCATATATTATCTATGAATTCATCTTGTATGAGAGAGGAAAGAACAATGTTATGtatgttgaataattttttaaaaccttttctTATATAGTGACATATATCTCACTGTTCAAAAGTAAAAACTTGTAATTTATGCCATGAGTTTTGCAATAGAGAagtaattttaacaaaaataatagaaaacaataataatattttcttgtccATGGTGAACTCTAGAAACTCCTTGCTCCGAAAGCCATAAATAGCTTTAATCACATATTTAACTAATCCTGGCTAGATATGC
This window of the Populus trichocarpa isolate Nisqually-1 chromosome 13, P.trichocarpa_v4.1, whole genome shotgun sequence genome carries:
- the LOC18104339 gene encoding bark storage protein A, whose amino-acid sequence is MSTVNLAALLLLGLLLVMPQQSMQASLIDPIAEIERSNCKIAHLRLGLVFTSDNNERALQDSGLYSPDSEDSSVDIAGRRFHSGTLNGSSIVYVKTGSHSVNMATTLQILLVRFSIHGVIYFGNAGSLDKKTMVPGDVSVPQAVAFTGVWNWKKFGSEKGKLVFGDFNYPENGENLLGTVQYEKINMFSPSEAPKEVFWLPITKSWYNAATEALKDMKLRKCYSDECLPGKPKVVFGSKSSTSDFYVRNKAYGDFLNDNFDAKTADTASASVALTSLSNEKLFVVFQGVSNVAGETSSNKGVSYLASYNAFLAATKFINSIPTPRLACE